The genome window TGAAATCGATTTGCCTTGACTCCTCGGGTTCCACAGCAGTGTTCGGCATCACCAGTAGCTCCACTGTTGCCCCATACACCGGAGTGATGTAATAGTAGCTGTAGATACCGACGGCAGATGTGACAACGGTGGTAAATACAATGACAATCCAGAGACGTCGCCAGATCATGTCAAATAGATCTCGTACTTTCATATGCCCTCCTGGACTCCCAACTTATTCGTTCTTTTTAAAGAACGATTTTCTTATAGTTTACCTCAAATATTCTCAAAAGGGAACAGACATATTCGTGTAGGAATCAGCAAAATTCCTTACTACATTTAGAATTTCGACAGAATGCTTCGATAAAATCCCACACTACCGGACGTTCTCTATGACGAATATTTTGAAGATCCCTCATCTTGGTTTTTTGTCCAGGCATCTTTCCATGATTTCAATATTTCTTTGCTGATTCCCGACTCTTTCATGTCGCGGATCAATTCCACCCACTCATGGTCAAAAGGGATATTCCCGTCCTGACGATCATGAACATAGCGTACCAGGCTTTCCAAATCCATATCCAATACCGTCGATATTTTCTCCAGAACCTGTATGGATGGATTCGTCTTGATCCCTCGCTCCAAGGCGTTTACGTACGATTTTGTCACCCCTGCTCTATCTGCGAGCTCCGACATGGAGATCCCTTTTCTTGTTCGCAATTCCTGTATGGATTTCCCCAGCAATGATTAGCGCTCCCTTCATACCCACGCACTGTTTTTTTCAATTTCCTCCCATGTCATGTAAATTCGGATAATGTCTTCTTCTACGAGGGATTGCCCAGTTTGTACCTCGATGAACTCGAGATCGGTCAACGCCTTGATCGCGTGCTTCGCTTCTACGGGAATTTTGAGCACATCGCCGACCTTTACAGGGAAAATTTTATCGTTCAAGCAAAAGATCCCTTCGCCTCGTATGATCGTCCAAACCTCACTGCGCATGTGGTGCAGCTGATAGCTCAGATTTTTGCCTGCCGTTACGCCAATCCGCTTGGTCAACACTTCGCTGCCATCCAGTGATTTCGCATGATCCAGGACCTTGTACCATCCCCATCTGCGCTCCTCAAACATTGGTCTGGTTCCAATATCCTTTACCCACTCCTTCACCATATGGCTGACCGATTTCTCGGAAATCAGGATTCCGTCTGGGCTCGCAGCGACAATTGCATTGGACAATCCGAGAACAACAACCGGAATGTCCAGTTCATTTACCAGGTGAGTCGAGCAGGAGCTCTCGTCCACAAGACCCTTTCCTACCTGATTGGCCGCCATTTGATCCGTGAGTGTATTCCATGTCCCTAGGTCACTCCAGCTACCCTGATAAGGTAGGACTGCAATCCGATTCGTTTTCTCCACGAACTCGTAGTCAAAGCTGATGGCTGACAGCGATTGATAGTGCCGGAGCAGCTCTTCGAAATGAATCGGGATTCCCCGATCGATCAGACTCGCAATCATCGTTTCCAAACGGAAGGCAAACACGCCGCAATTCCATAGCGCGTCCTGTGCAATCAATTCCTTCGCGGCATCTCTCGTCGGTTTTTCCGTAAAGCGGTTTACTTGGTAGTACG of Brevibacillus choshinensis contains these proteins:
- a CDS encoding XRE family transcriptional regulator produces the protein MLGKSIQELRTRKGISMSELADRAGVTKSYVNALERGIKTNPSIQVLEKISTVLDMDLESLVRYVHDRQDGNIPFDHEWVELIRDMKESGISKEILKSWKDAWTKNQDEGSSKYSS
- a CDS encoding sugar phosphate nucleotidyltransferase; this translates as MKLILLSGGSGKRLWPLSNDARSKQFLRLLQNEQGELESMLQRIWKQLRSANLQKDSIITTSYTQVDMIQNQIGSDVELLVEPQRRDTFPAIALAAVYLYSMKEISMQEICVVMPVDAYVEDEFFERIKKLEEVLDDSEAELALIGVEPTYPSEKYGYIVPFAHQEDRAYYQVNRFTEKPTRDAAKELIAQDALWNCGVFAFRLETMIASLIDRGIPIHFEELLRHYQSLSAISFDYEFVEKTNRIAVLPYQGSWSDLGTWNTLTDQMAANQVGKGLVDESSCSTHLVNELDIPVVVLGLSNAIVAASPDGILISEKSVSHMVKEWVKDIGTRPMFEERRWGWYKVLDHAKSLDGSEVLTKRIGVTAGKNLSYQLHHMRSEVWTIIRGEGIFCLNDKIFPVKVGDVLKIPVEAKHAIKALTDLEFIEVQTGQSLVEEDIIRIYMTWEEIEKNSAWV